One window from the genome of Dermacentor silvarum isolate Dsil-2018 chromosome 5, BIME_Dsil_1.4, whole genome shotgun sequence encodes:
- the LOC125945416 gene encoding uncharacterized protein LOC125945416, with product MGFAGVSVRGRATITSPLTVLVFAVSIMVGASHEQERLRWCGKRLNPRDFARAMRAATDLMLACKGQIMSLNLSPLVLKEHRRLCVILRMCYAFTTYSDGNETEFQRAFLYCLERILHTAQTINPVLMEEIRLNVTNLLNAANSCALKHIPREEKYALAILAYFADFVSG from the exons ATGGGCTTCGCTGGCGTTTCAGTCCGTGGGCGTGCCACCATTACCTCACCGTTGACCGTACTTGTCTTTGCAGTCTCAATAATGGTCGGCGCCAGCCACGAGCAAGAACGGCTGCGGTGGTGCGGTAAACGACTCA ATCCGAGAGACTTCGCTCGTGCCATGCGGGCAGCGACAGATTTGATGCTGGCGTGCAAGGGGCAAATTATGTCGCTCAACCTTAGCCCACTAGTCCTCAAG GAACATCGGCGGCTGTGCGTCATCCTCCGGATGTGCTACGCTTTCACCACCTACAGCGACGGT AATGAAACCGAATTTCAAAGGGCCTTCCTGTATTGTCTAGAGAGAATATTGCACACTGCGCAGACCATCAACCCG GTACTGATGGAGGAAATACGGCTGAATGTGACCAACCTGTTGAATGCTGCGAAT AGCTGCGCTTTGAAGCACATACCGCGTGAAGAAAAATACGCTCTGGCAATTTTGGCATACTTTGCGGACTTCGTTTCTGGATAA